The proteins below are encoded in one region of Sulfolobus islandicus Y.N.15.51:
- a CDS encoding tetratricopeptide repeat protein, translated as MSYKKTIKKGLRHDIKDREILDIISDEINLTIITMLRAEPTYVRKIAQQLGMKESHVSDRLRKMEKAGLVSSSWKRVGNKNVKLYYPMLDRLEINFTPMGFVIRGKDIESEIIIPHKLLENMIPIVTSFIGRRAELELIRSWKGPIIIWGMPGIGKTTLVAKFIWDSGLENKTFWYNCKEIDTFQYFVNKLATFLFLKGYRTLPDYIIAGVKDSSILIDIAVGEIINNNILLVLDNFDLCKDDSIKLLVNQLIEKGESLFVISRKQIKNLYKSYSIHLQGMSEEEVKEFLAIKCNKSFNNASTYVSKLDGNPLGLYFLCISKATENEGLLVKSFKEWLIMELRKMLTSEHMKILEHLSVFDSPINLDSLRRLTRIKGLINYLRELENMSLIESYGENYWLSNTLKDIIYDNSSSQEELHKKAAHYYLKLLDPFSTLKAVYHFIKAGEEEEALSLVKYLPRLANAGLLEKVNELFKDVIEEELSPYGRIKSKYFKGLYLHLSGKINESLSIFEDIEGVIRSAKDWETYAQLLYFLCSSYIVINNYDKAKQVCEQGMKIYGKRNSIWFSRMATLMAEVYEEMGQLDNSLDLLQRALDSIDELDIENRAPILHQMAIVLYRKGDLKKSRILAENALEIFRKMHNLFGLGHCEWGIASMLIEEGDPILAMEYYNKAIEDLARCMRFGHLMVCLSERSVLNLRLGNIEKAREDMEKVESLMGKKIQGPLLQGVALRGMGIYVAEVEKNIGKGISYLMKSLELIDDLVIDEKALTLWALGLLELKSGMKDQGLAHLKEAEKILREVGWETRAIELKKAINAAINDDLNNLYPKTARSYL; from the coding sequence GTGAGTTATAAAAAGACTATTAAAAAAGGGCTTAGACATGATATTAAAGATCGAGAGATCTTGGATATTATATCTGATGAAATAAATCTCACTATAATAACCATGTTAAGAGCTGAACCAACTTATGTCAGAAAAATCGCTCAGCAATTAGGTATGAAAGAATCTCACGTTTCTGATAGGCTTAGGAAAATGGAGAAAGCCGGACTTGTATCAAGCTCTTGGAAGAGAGTTGGCAACAAAAACGTAAAACTCTATTACCCCATGCTAGATCGCTTAGAGATAAATTTTACCCCAATGGGATTCGTTATCAGAGGTAAAGATATAGAATCGGAGATAATTATACCTCATAAACTATTAGAAAATATGATACCTATAGTAACATCTTTTATAGGAAGAAGAGCTGAATTAGAACTTATACGTTCTTGGAAAGGTCCAATAATTATCTGGGGTATGCCTGGTATTGGAAAAACTACATTAGTAGCAAAATTTATATGGGATAGTGGACTAGAAAACAAAACTTTTTGGTATAATTGCAAAGAAATAGATACTTTTCAATATTTCGTAAATAAACTAGCGACATTTCTTTTTTTAAAAGGATATAGGACCTTACCAGATTATATTATAGCTGGAGTAAAGGATTCTTCAATCCTTATCGATATAGCAGTTGGCGAGATTATTAATAATAATATACTTTTGGTTCTAGATAACTTTGATCTATGTAAAGATGACTCAATTAAATTATTGGTTAATCAATTGATTGAAAAAGGAGAAAGCTTATTTGTGATTTCGCGTAAACAGATTAAAAATCTTTATAAATCATATAGTATACATCTTCAAGGAATGAGTGAAGAGGAAGTTAAGGAATTTTTGGCTATAAAATGTAACAAATCTTTTAATAATGCTTCTACATATGTATCAAAATTGGATGGTAATCCATTAGGTCTTTATTTTTTATGCATTTCTAAAGCAACTGAAAATGAGGGATTGCTTGTAAAATCCTTTAAGGAATGGTTAATAATGGAGCTTAGAAAAATGCTTACTAGTGAGCATATGAAAATCTTAGAACACTTATCTGTTTTTGACTCCCCTATAAATTTAGATTCTTTAAGGCGTTTAACTCGCATTAAAGGTCTTATAAATTATTTAAGAGAATTAGAAAATATGTCATTAATTGAGAGTTATGGTGAAAATTACTGGCTTTCGAATACTCTTAAAGATATAATCTATGACAATTCATCCTCTCAAGAAGAGCTTCATAAAAAAGCCGCTCATTACTATCTAAAACTATTGGATCCTTTTTCTACGTTGAAGGCTGTGTATCATTTTATCAAGGCAGGAGAGGAAGAAGAAGCCTTATCTTTAGTAAAATACTTACCTAGATTAGCTAATGCAGGTTTACTGGAGAAAGTAAATGAATTATTTAAAGATGTGATAGAAGAAGAACTTTCTCCTTATGGAAGAATTAAATCTAAGTATTTTAAAGGATTATATTTGCATCTTTCTGGAAAAATTAATGAATCTCTCAGTATATTTGAGGATATAGAAGGTGTAATCAGATCAGCAAAAGATTGGGAAACTTACGCACAATTATTATATTTTCTTTGTTCATCATATATAGTAATAAATAACTATGATAAGGCTAAACAAGTATGTGAACAAGGTATGAAAATTTATGGAAAGAGAAATTCAATATGGTTTAGCAGAATGGCAACCTTAATGGCTGAAGTTTATGAAGAAATGGGACAATTGGATAACTCGTTAGATCTTCTTCAAAGAGCCCTTGATAGTATAGATGAACTAGATATAGAGAATAGAGCACCTATTCTTCATCAAATGGCTATTGTATTATATAGAAAAGGAGATCTAAAAAAGTCTAGGATACTAGCTGAAAATGCGTTAGAAATTTTTAGAAAAATGCACAATTTATTTGGTTTAGGTCATTGTGAATGGGGAATAGCTAGTATGCTTATTGAGGAAGGTGATCCGATTTTAGCAATGGAATATTACAATAAAGCTATTGAAGATTTAGCTAGATGCATGCGATTTGGCCATTTAATGGTATGCTTATCTGAGAGAAGTGTATTAAATCTTAGATTGGGAAATATAGAAAAAGCTAGGGAAGATATGGAGAAAGTTGAATCATTAATGGGAAAAAAAATCCAAGGACCTTTATTACAAGGCGTAGCATTAAGGGGGATGGGTATTTATGTAGCTGAAGTGGAAAAGAATATAGGAAAAGGTATCTCGTATTTAATGAAGAGTCTTGAATTAATAGATGATTTAGTAATAGATGAAAAGGCTCTTACTCTATGGGCTCTTGGATTACTTGAGTTAAAATCTGGTATGAAGGATCAAGGATTAGCACACCTTAAGGAAGCTGAAAAAATATTAAGAGAAGTTGGTTGGGAAACTAGAGCAATAGAGTTAAAAAAGGCTATAAATGCAGCCATAAATGATGATTTGAATAACTTATATCCTAAAACAGCTAGAAGTTATTTGTAG
- a CDS encoding IS110 family RNA-guided transposase: protein MEAPVAGIDVSKDKLIVYFQGKLYEFTNDKRGYEEIRKILPKGCKVGIESTGVYHVNLAKYLMSEYDVRIINPFILKKFKGFRGKKSDKNDAKKLAEIVVSMGSGFVTSDARELTSQWDFVTRSIARVKNRLRRDLVLLGYRDSLSKKNLEEVLRGGDSVVLAEVRFLLEELERLEGRKREIEKELEDFVPKDSLIFTIPGIGKTLGCIILARVGDVRRFSDKKRFVAYCGLVVESSGKSVVSRGISKRGDAVLRRAFYLAALTAIKVDPVIKRFYEDHKGRLKGKKLITACARKLAVITWAVLYYNKPFDASE, encoded by the coding sequence ATGGAGGCCCCAGTTGCAGGAATAGATGTATCAAAAGATAAATTAATCGTGTATTTTCAAGGTAAACTCTACGAGTTTACTAATGATAAGCGAGGTTATGAGGAGATAAGGAAGATCTTACCTAAGGGTTGCAAAGTGGGTATTGAGAGTACTGGAGTTTACCACGTTAACCTAGCAAAGTACTTGATGAGTGAGTATGATGTTAGGATCATTAATCCCTTTATTCTCAAGAAGTTCAAGGGTTTTAGGGGTAAGAAGAGTGATAAGAATGATGCTAAAAAGCTAGCAGAAATAGTTGTAAGTATGGGTAGTGGGTTTGTAACAAGTGATGCTAGGGAGTTGACTAGCCAGTGGGATTTTGTTACTAGGAGTATTGCTAGGGTTAAGAATAGGTTGAGGAGGGATTTGGTACTTTTAGGCTATAGGGATAGTTTGTCTAAGAAAAACTTGGAGGAGGTTTTGAGGGGTGGGGATAGTGTTGTCTTGGCTGAGGTTAGGTTTCTTTTGGAGGAGCTTGAGAGGCTTGAGGGTAGGAAGAGGGAGATTGAGAAGGAGCTTGAGGATTTTGTTCCCAAGGATAGTTTGATTTTCACTATTCCTGGTATTGGTAAAACCTTGGGTTGTATTATTTTGGCTAGGGTTGGTGATGTTAGGCGCTTTAGTGATAAGAAGAGGTTTGTTGCTTATTGTGGTCTTGTTGTTGAGTCTAGTGGTAAGAGTGTTGTATCGAGAGGTATATCCAAGAGGGGTGATGCTGTTTTGAGGAGGGCTTTCTATCTTGCAGCTTTGACTGCCATTAAGGTTGATCCTGTTATCAAGCGTTTTTATGAGGATCATAAGGGTAGGTTAAAGGGTAAGAAGTTGATTACTGCTTGTGCAAGGAAATTGGCTGTTATTACTTGGGCTGTGCTGTATTATAATAAGCCCTTTGATGCTAGTGAGTAA
- a CDS encoding tyrosine-type recombinase/integrase — protein MLAQDELSDAIYGLKVVEVDATTALSVVIKAMKDEKFQNFFVSILYQYLGDYLKNVSSTYIVTEEDVKKFEKSLQEKTKSIIDMRMRYLGIALTKLGYELSPDSFRDLIAELSEDSCNIARHTANSLKLFIKTIIKEKNIQLAQLLYNSFKVPKSRYKYKPQPLSLDTLREIFNNIDHLGAKAFFLLLAESELRVGEVYSLKMDQLDLENRIIKVMKESETKRAYISFIHTETKKWLQEVYFPYREEFIKTYEHAVSQIGADVEAWKQKLFPFQLADLRSSIKEGMEKVLGKEFRLYDLRSFFASYLIKNGVSPIMVCFNSFSNNFAPMHPVVYNTNST, from the coding sequence ATGTTAGCTCAAGATGAACTTTCAGACGCTATTTACGGGTTGAAAGTTGTAGAAGTTGACGCTACTACTGCATTATCCGTAGTTATTAAAGCCATGAAAGATGAGAAGTTCCAGAACTTTTTCGTTTCTATCCTTTATCAATATCTAGGAGATTATTTGAAGAACGTATCATCGACATACATTGTTACTGAAGAAGACGTGAAGAAGTTTGAAAAGTCACTCCAAGAAAAGACTAAAAGTATTATCGATATGAGGATGAGGTATTTGGGGATAGCGCTTACAAAGTTGGGATATGAGTTAAGTCCGGACAGTTTCAGAGACTTAATAGCAGAGTTATCTGAAGATAGCTGCAATATAGCCAGACATACCGCGAATTCCCTAAAACTATTCATAAAGACTATAATAAAAGAGAAAAACATCCAGTTGGCGCAACTACTTTATAACTCCTTTAAAGTGCCTAAATCCAGGTATAAGTATAAACCACAACCCCTTTCCCTTGACACTTTAAGGGAAATATTTAATAACATAGACCATCTAGGCGCCAAAGCGTTTTTCTTGCTTTTAGCAGAGAGCGAACTCAGGGTAGGAGAGGTATACTCACTTAAGATGGACCAACTAGACCTAGAAAACCGAATAATAAAAGTAATGAAGGAATCGGAAACCAAGAGGGCCTATATTTCCTTTATCCATACAGAAACTAAGAAGTGGTTGCAAGAAGTTTATTTTCCATATAGAGAAGAGTTTATAAAGACGTATGAACACGCTGTAAGTCAAATAGGAGCTGATGTGGAAGCGTGGAAGCAGAAACTATTCCCTTTTCAGTTAGCGGACTTAAGATCTTCAATAAAAGAAGGGATGGAAAAGGTTTTAGGAAAAGAGTTCAGGCTTTACGACCTGCGGTCCTTCTTTGCCAGCTATTTGATCAAAAATGGAGTATCGCCGATCATGGTATGTTTCAATAGCTTCTCTAATAACTTCGCTCCTATGCATCCTGTTGTTTACAACACCAATAGTACTTGA
- a CDS encoding PIN domain-containing protein, translating into MIVDTGVLIEYINEAGTYHEKVKKLIESYTPLYVTPITLSEVLYVSYRVYITAGLSNANNYAKEFVEWLSAKLKVTEINHEIVIKAGEIKKKYGIALPDCYVIATADYLKDKALFKREKEIVQVLDEIRKEFGDIISFIDEI; encoded by the coding sequence ATGATAGTTGATACGGGAGTTCTAATAGAGTACATTAATGAGGCTGGTACATACCATGAAAAGGTTAAGAAGCTAATTGAGAGCTACACACCACTTTATGTCACACCAATCACTTTGAGTGAAGTATTATACGTAAGTTATAGGGTTTACATAACAGCTGGGTTAAGTAATGCCAACAATTACGCAAAGGAATTTGTAGAGTGGCTATCAGCTAAACTGAAAGTCACGGAGATTAACCACGAAATAGTAATAAAAGCAGGGGAAATAAAGAAAAAATACGGGATAGCTTTGCCAGACTGTTATGTAATAGCTACTGCAGACTATTTAAAAGATAAGGCTCTCTTTAAAAGAGAGAAGGAAATAGTTCAAGTCTTGGACGAAATTAGAAAAGAATTCGGAGATATTATTAGTTTTATTGATGAAATATAA
- a CDS encoding AbrB/MazE/SpoVT family DNA-binding domain-containing protein, which produces MVYQIKLRKKGVIILPKDVREKLGIKENDILLGEMKGGELVLRPLKPKIVRVDPKMVEEILKEEGEAERRKEEEIFNDS; this is translated from the coding sequence ATGGTTTATCAAATAAAGTTAAGGAAGAAAGGTGTAATTATCTTACCAAAAGATGTTAGGGAAAAACTCGGGATAAAAGAAAACGATATACTGTTAGGTGAAATGAAAGGTGGGGAGTTAGTTTTACGTCCCTTAAAACCTAAAATTGTAAGGGTTGATCCCAAAATGGTGGAAGAGATCCTTAAGGAAGAAGGTGAGGCTGAAAGGAGGAAAGAGGAGGAAATATTTAATGATAGTTGA